A portion of the Manihot esculenta cultivar AM560-2 chromosome 2, M.esculenta_v8, whole genome shotgun sequence genome contains these proteins:
- the LOC110609010 gene encoding nuclear transport factor 2 isoform X1, with amino-acid sequence MAVPSAGNPTTPSAQLVGNAFVEQYYHILHTSPELVYRFYQDSSVLSRPDANGVMTSVATMQGINDKILSLNFKDYKAEIKTADAQKSYKEGVTVLVTGCLMGKDNLKRKFAQSFFLAPQDNGYFVLNDVFRYVEDDEPTENHSVNGIDNTPTVPSVPDSGPSPVPDPPAPDPATSIVEQDEKVDENIDNPVESDKQLINEKEVVVESQSHSNGNDSSIVVETSSSVSQEDTPKKSYASIVKVARGSSGPTKVYIPAVAAKVSPKKPESQSVSVAPATEGEASVPSSNGTPESSNLQEEAEGHSIYIRNLPYDMMPAQLEAEFKKFGPIKQGGIQVRYNKQQGYCFGFVEFHSLSSMNSAIQASPMTIGGRQAVIEIKRTSSRAADAVSSGRGRLPSGRAGFHSDSFRSRGNFGGSWGTGRNEFGTRGEFSGRGRSSNGRGEGYQQGRGRGGRSSGAKHNTNSA; translated from the exons ATGGCAGTGCCATCAGCAGGCAACCCAACTACCCCAAGTGCTCAACTGGTTGGAAATGCTTTTGTCGAGCAGTATTACCATATTCTTCATACCTCGCCAGAATTGGTTTATAGATTTTATCAGGATTCAAGTGTGCTCAGCCGGCCAGATGCCAATGGTGTGATGACATCAGTGGCAACCATGCAA GGTATCAATGATAAGATACTTTCACTGAATTTCAAGGACTACAAGGCCGAAATAAAAACAGCAGATGCTCAAAAATCTTATAAAGAAGGGGTTACTGTGTTAGTAACTGGATGCCTGATGGGCAAGGACAACTTGAAAAGGAAATTTGCCCAGTCATTTTTTCTTGCACCTCAAGACAATGGGTATTTTGTTCTGAATGATGTTTTCAGGTATGTGGAGGACGATGAACCAACGGAGAATCACTCAGTTAATGGTATTGATAACACCCCAACAGTCCCATCAGTTCCAGATTCAG GGCCTTCTCCTGTTCCTGATCCTCCTGCACCAGACCCGGCAACATCAATTGTGGAACAAGATGAAAAAGTTGATGAGAACATTGATAATCCTGTGGAATCTGATAAACAGTTAATTAATGAAAAGGAGGTGGTTGTGGAATCTCAATCTCATTCTAATGGGAATGATAGTTCTATAGTTGTTGAAACTTCTTCTTCTGTCTCTCAAGAGGACACACCAAAGAAATCTTATGCATCAATT GTTAAAGTGGCAAGAGGCAGTTCAGGTCCAACAAAAGTTTACATACCTGCTGTTGCTGCAAAGGTGAGTCCCAAGAAACCTGAGAGCCAGTCTGTATCTGTAGCACCTGCCACAGAGGGTGAAGCATCAGTACCTAGTAGCAATGGAACCCCTGAAAGTAGCAATCTTCAAGAGGAAG CTGAAGGCCACTCCATTTATATCCGTAATTTGCCCTACGACATGATGCCTGCTCAGCTTGAGGCAGAGTTCAAGAAATTTGGACCGATCAAGCAAGGAGGTATCCAAGTCAGATATAATAAG CAACAGGGATACTGTTTTGGCTTTGTCGAATTTCATTCTTTGAGCTCCATGAACAGTGCTATTCAG GCATCACCCATGACTATTGGAGGCCGGCAAGCAGTTATTGAGATAAAGAGAACCTCTTCGCGAG CTGCAGATGCAGTTAGTAGTGGGAGAGGTAGGCTTCCTTCTGGGAGGGCTGGATTTCATAGCGACAGCTTCAGGAGCCGTGGAAATTTTGGTGGCAGCTGGGGTACTGGCAGGAATGAGTTTGGAACCCGGGGTGAATTTTCTGGTCGAGGCAGGAGTTCAAATGGGAGAGGTGAAGGTTACCAGCAAGGGAGAGGGAGAGGTGGCCGATCAAGTGGGGCGAAGCATAACACTAATTCTGCATGA
- the LOC110609011 gene encoding ninja-family protein AFP3, which yields MAQADEGHQQRQHERMSVSNNFSEDLLQKFMSTNRFNHKICEETEEEEEDEDVELSLGLSLNGRFGVDPRAKKLTRASSIPDFINPERDNGNSFMAPLVSNNLVRTCSLPTETDEEWRKRKEIQMLRRMEAKRKRSEKQRNLKAQKDRIRGFGEESCEEDKRENGTISKNHHHRQELFVKNCSGLFGAGAEGLLPRAQITAPSQGSTGSQGTGSSGLETENQHVQGMHKCSEARSPVSVQSLSECEQKLAASPESTMNEKSSSPAGVARENSRPSEATVKKAAKGNVRNVMEDMPCVSTKGEGPNGKRIEGFLYRYRKGEEVRIVCVCHGSFLSPAEFVKHAGGGEVAYPLKHIVVNPFPLL from the exons ATGGCGCAAGCCGATGAGGGTCACCAACAACGGCAGCATGAGCGCATGTCTGTGAGCAACAATTTCTCTGAGGATCTGTTGCAAAAATTCATGTCTACGAATCGTTTCAACCACAAAATATGTGaagaaacagaagaagaagaagaagacgaagaCGTTGAGCTCAGCCTTGGACTGTCGTTGAATGGTAGATTTGGTGTCGACCCAAGAGCTAAGAAGCTCACTAGAGCATCTTCAATTCCAGATTTCATTAATCCAGAAAGAGATAATGGCAATTCTTTTATGGCACCTTTGGTGAGTAACAATCTTGTAAGGACTTGTTCTCTGCCTACAGAGACAGATGAGGAATGGAGGAAGAGAAAGGAGATTCAGATGCTTAGGAGAATGGAAGCGAAAAGGAAACGATCAGAGAAACAAAGGAATTTGAAGGCACAGAAGGATAGAATTAGGGGTTTTGGAGAAGAGAGCTGCGAGGAGGATAAGAGAGAAAATGGCACTATTAGCAAGAATCATCATCATCGGCAGGAGCTGTTTGTCAAGAATTGCAGTGGGTTGTTTGGAGCTGGTGCAGAAGGGCTTTTACCACGAGCACAAATCACAGCACCATCGCAAGGATCGACTGGATCACAGGGAACTGGGTCATCCGGGTTAGAAACCGAGAACCAGCATGTTCAAG GAATGCACAAATGCAGCGAGGCAAGAAGCCCTGTGAGtgttcagtctttgtcagagtgCGAGCAGAAATTGGCGGCCAGCCCTGAATCAACAATGAATGAAAAATCTAGTAGTCCTGCAGGTGTTGCAAGAGAAAATAGCAGACCAAGTGAAGCTACTGTAAAGAAAGCAGCCAAGGGGAACGTGAGAAATGTAATGGAAGACATGCCATGTGTGTCTACAAAGGGAGAAGGCCCGAATGGAAAAAGAATAGAAGGTTTTCTGTACAGGTACAGGAAAGGTGAGGAGGTGAGAATAGTATGTGTTTGCCATGGAAGCTTTCTCTCCCCAGCTGAGTTTGTGAAGCATGCCGGTGGTGGTGAAGTAGCATATCCCCTTAAGCACATTGTGGTTAACCCCTTTCCTCTTTTGTAA
- the LOC110606847 gene encoding malonyl-CoA:anthocyanidin 5-O-glucoside-6''-O-malonyltransferase, translated as MASINNQVRVLEICQVTSFSDSPDSATELSLPLTFFDTFWFKFPPTERIFFYQLTDATPAFFHSVILPKLKQSLSLTLLHFLPLAGKLTWPPHAAKPFILYAPNNAIPISIAESDADFHHLSDTIHEADESHPYIPELPVSDSCADIISLQITLFPNQGFCIGISSHHAILDGKSVTMFIRAWAHICKHSQNEKNPTLLPELTPIFDRTMIQDPEGLDMVYLNNWLSIFKSIGFDGNPRTLKLLPAFNGLPANLVRGTFELSREALKKLRQKVLSQLERVDPEQTKTIHLSTFVLTLAYAVVSIVKAKGLERNTKVVFAFTADCRARLEPPLPANYFGNCVSGYNDATEAEVLMEENGIAFVVQRLSKLIKGLEKGALEGAKNKLESFMEKKPDSLEVIGVAGSPRFQVYESDFGWGRPKMVEVTSIDRTGSISMAESKDESGGVEIGIVLKQHEMEKFDSLFINGLKE; from the coding sequence ATGGCATCGATCAATAATCAAGTAAGAGTTCTGGAGATCTGTCAAGTTACCTCGTTCTCCGACTCTCCTGATTCAGCCACCGAGTTATCTCTTCCTCTCACTTTCTTTGACACTTTTTGGTTCAAATTCCCCCCTACTGAGCGCATATTCTTCTATCAACTCACCGATGCAACCCCTGCATTTTTTCACTCGGTCATCCTTCCTAAACTCAAGCAGTCCCTCTCTCTTACTCTCCTCCACTTCCTCCCTCTCGCCGGAAAACTCACCTGGCCTCCACATGCTGCCAAACCCTTCATCCTCTACGCCCCAAATAACGCAATTCCAATCTCAATTGCAGAGTCTGACGCAGATTTTCACCATCTTTCAGATACTATTCATGAAGCAGATGAGTCTCACCCTTACATACCAGAGTTGCCTGTATCCGACTCCTGTGCAGATATCATATCACTTCAAATAACTTTGTTTCCAAACCAAGGGTTTTGCATTGGCATATCTTCCCACCATGCTATCCTTGATGGCAAAAGCGTAACCATGTTTATTAGAGCATGGGCTCACATTTGCAAACACAGCCAGAATGAGAAGAACCCAACTTTGTTACCGGAGCTAACTCCCATTTTTGATAGGACAATGATTCAGGACCCAGAAGGGCTTGACATGGTGTATTTGAACAACTGGTTAAGCATTTTTAAGTCCATAGGTTTTGATGGCAACCCCAGAACCCTGAAGCTCCTGCCGGCTTTTAATGGCTTACCAGCCAACCTAGTGCGAGGAACATTCGAATTGTCTCGTGAAGCTCTAAAGAAACTCAGGCAAAAGGTACTCTCTCAATTGGAAAGAGTAGATCCAGAGCAAACAAAGACAATCCATTTATCAACTTTTGTGCTTACTTTGGCATATGCAGTGGTTAGCATAGTTAAAGCTAAGGGATTAGAGAGAAATACAAAGGTGGTGTTTGCATTTACGGCAGACTGTAGAGCTCGTTTAGAGCCGCCACTGCCTGCAAATTATTTTGGAAATTGTGTTAGCGGCTATAATGATGCTACAGAAGCAGAAGTTCTCATGGAAGAAAATGGCATTGCCTTTGTCGTTCAGAGGCTTAGCAAGTTGATAAAAGGCTTAGAGAAAGGAGCTCTTGAGGGAGCAAAAAATAAActtgaaagttttatggaaaagAAGCCAGATTCACTAGAGGTGATTGGGGTCGCTGGTTCACCCCGATTCCAGGTTTATGAATCGGATTTTGGGTGGGGAAGGCCAAAGATGGTCGAGGTTACGTCCATTGATAGAACTGGATCCATTTCCATGGCGGAGAGCAAAGACGAAAGTGGCGGAGTCGAGATTGGCATAGTTTTGAAGCAACATGAAATGGAGAAATTTGATTCTCTATTTATTAATGGCcttaaagaataa
- the LOC110609009 gene encoding LRR receptor-like serine/threonine-protein kinase RPK2: MGSICFSSSVFKWYSFNKLKLFYVFLVINLSLNGVVLCDSDKSVLLEFKNSVSDPSGLLSSWNLTSPNHCFWPGVSCDNDSYVVSLNITGHRNNNRGKNSENGSPFFCSGSVQNPLYGFGIRRDCQVGNGFIWGKLIPAIAKLTELRVLSLPFNGFRGEIPLEIWRMQKLEVLDLEGNMVTGSLPISFAGLRNLRVLNLGFNNIGGEIPSSLSYCTNLEILNLAGNGINGTLPAFIGGFRGVYLSLNQLGGAVPTEFGDNCETLEHLDLSGNFFVGGIPGSLGNCGNLRTLLLYSNLFEEVIPSEFGMLRKLEVLDVSRNSLSGSIPRELGKCAGLSVLVLSNFFDPYHNVNSSRGGYLLDQSGSANEDFNFFQGGIPGEIVTLPNLKMLWAPGATLEGNLPSNWGACEKLEMINLAFNFFTSEIPHEFSHCSKLWYLDLSYNRLKGELVKELQVPCMAVFDVSGNSLSGTIPVFYSGSCESGPSTYGYSSSIYDPSSAYLSFFANKAKSGSPVKSLEGDGEISIVHNFGGNNFTGTLQSMPIAPLRLEKKTTYAFLAGGNKLTGPFPGILFEKCNELDKLILNVSNNRMSGQIPADVGTMCRSLTLLDASNNQITGFIPPGVGKMVSLVSLNLSWNLLQGLIPTSLSQIKGLKYLSLAGNKMNGSIPSSLGELRSLEVLDLSSNMLSGEIPNSLVNLRNLTALLLNDNKLSGQIPSGLANVTMLSSFNVSFNNLSGSLPLSNNLIKCSSVLGNPYLRPCHVFSLTVPTPDPGSATVAQGYTVSPPSQSQKSGNNGFNSIEIASIASASAIVSVLLALIVLFFYTRKWSPKSKIMGSTRKEVTIFTDIGVPLTFENVVRATGNFNASNCIGNGGFGATYKAEISPGVLVAIKRLAVGRFQGIQQFHAEIKTLGRLHHPNLVTLIGYHASETEMFLIYNYLPGGNLEKFIQERSTRAADWRILHKIALDIARALAYLHDQCVPRVLHRDVKPSNILLDDDFNAYLSDFGLARLLGTSETHATTGVAGTFGYVAPEYAMTCRVSDKADVYSYGVVLLELLSDKKALDPSFSSFGNGFNIVAWACMLLKQGRAKEFFTAGLWDAGPHDDLVEVLHLAVVCTVDSLSTRPTMKQVVRRLKQLQPPSC; encoded by the coding sequence ATGGGTTCCATTTGTTTTTCTTCTTCAGTATTCAAATGGTACTCTTTTAACAAATTGAAACTCTTTTATGTCTTTTTGGTCATCAATTTGTCGCTAAATGGAGTAGTTCTGTGTGATTCGGACAAATCGGTGCTGTTAGAGTTCAAGAACTCGGTGTCTGACCCGTCAGGACTGCTCTCTAGCTGGAATCTGACCAGCCCAAACCACTGCTTTTGGCCTGGTGTGTCCTGCGACAACGACTCTTATGTCGTGTCACTCAACATCACGGGACACCGCAACAACAACAGAGGTAAGAACAGTGAAAATGGAAGTCCTTTCTTTTGCTCTGGTTCTGTTCAGAATCCACTTTATGGGTTTGGAATTAGGCGAGACTGTCAGGTTGGTAACGGTTTTATTTGGGGTAAATTGATACCTGCGATCGCTAAGTTAACTGAACTTAGGGTTTTATCATTGCCCTTCAATGGGTTTCGTGGGGAGATACCTCTTGAAATATGGCGCATGCAGAAGTTAGAGGTTCTTGATCTGGAGGGTAATATGGTAACTGGGTCATTGCCAATTTCCTTTGCCGGGTTAAGAAACTTGCGGGTTTTAAATTTAGGATTCAACAACATAGGAGGAGAAATACCGAGTTCACTTTCTTATTGTACAAATTTAGAAATCCTAAATTTAGCTGGTAACGGCATTAATGGCACACTCCCTGCGTTTATTGGTGGGTTTAGGGGCGTGTATTTGTCCTTGAATCAACTCGGTGGGGCAGTGCCTACAGAATTTGGAGACAATTGCGAGACCCTTGAGCACTTGGATTTGTCCGGGAATTTCTTTGTTGGTGGGATTCCTGGTAGTCTAGGGAATTGTGGTAATTTGAGGACATTGTTGCTGTATTCTAATTTGTTTGAAGAAGTGATTCCATCTGAATTTGGTATGCTCAGAAAGCTTGAGGTGTTGGATGTGTCAAGAAATAGTCTTAGTGGGTCAATACCTCGCGAGCTTGGAAAATGCGCGGGGTTGTCTGTGCTTGTGCTTTCAAATTTTTTTGATCCATATCATAATGTTAACAGTTCGAGAGGAGGCTATTTGTTGGATCAATCAGGTTCTGCAAatgaagattttaatttttttcagggGGGAATTCCTGGGGAAATTGTGACTCTTCCAAACCTGAAGATGTTGTGGGCACCAGGTGCAACTCTCGAGGGCAACTTGCCAAGTAACTGGGGTGCCTGTGAGAAACTGGAGATGATAAATTTGGCCTTTAACTTTTTCACTAGTGAAATTCCCCATGAGTTCAGTCACTGCAGTAAGTTGTGGTATCTGGACTTGAGTTATAACCGGCTTAAGGGAGAGCTTGTTAAGGAGCTTCAAGTTCCTTGTATGGCGGTGTTCGATGTTAGTGGAAATTCTCTGTCGGGTACAATCCCAGTTTTCTACAGTGGCAGTTGCGAATCAGGTCCTTCCACTTATGGATATTCCTCCAGCATCTATGACCCATCATCTGCTTATCTGTCTTTTTTCGCAAATAAGGCCAAGTCTGGCAGTCCTGTAAAGTCACTTGAGGGAGATGGTGAAATATCAATAGTTCATAACTTTGGGGGCAACAATTTTACTGGTACCCTTCAATCTATGCCAATTGCACCTCTCAGATTAGAAAAGAAAACTACTTATGCATTTTTAGCTGGAGGAAACAAGCTGACAGGGCCATTCCCAGGGATTTTGTTTGAGAAGTGCAATGAATTGGACAAATTAATCCTGAATGTTAGCAACAATAGAATGTCTGGACAGATTCCAGCTGATGTTGGTACAATGTGCAGATCTCTCACACTTCTGGATGCGTCTAACAATCAGATTACTGGTTTCATTCCCCCTGGTGTTGGTAAAATGGTGTCTCTTGTTTCTCTTAACTTGAGTTGGAACCTTTTGCAAGGTCTGATACCTACCAGTCTCAGCCAAATAAAGGGCCTGAAGTATCTTTCATTGGCTGGTAATAAAATGAATGGTTCTATCCCTTCTAGCTTGGGTGAGTTGCGGTCTTTGGAGGTTCTGGATCTTTCTTCAAACATGCTCTCTGGAGAGATTCCAAACAGTCTTGTGAACTTGAGAAACCTTACTGCTCTTCTGCTCAATGACAATAAACTTTCTGGGCAGATTCCTTCAGGTTTGGCAAATGTGACTATGCTCTCATCATTTAATGTGTCCTTCAACAACTTATCTGGGTCTCTGCCATTGAGTAACAATCTGATAAAATGCAGTAGTGTTCTTGGAAACCCTTATCTACGCCCCTGCCATGTTTTCTCCCTAACAGTGCCGACTCCAGATCCAGGAAGTGCTACTGTGGCACAAGGCTACACTGTTTCACCACCAAGTCAGAGCCAAAAGAGTGGGAACAATGGTTTCAATTCAATTGAGATAGCTTCGATAGCATCTGCATCAGCTATTGTTTCAGTTCTCCTAGCTTTGATTGTCTTATTCTTTTACACCAGAAAATGGAGCCCAAAGTCCAAAATTATGGGATCCACCAGAAAGGAAGTAACAATCTTTACAGACATTGGTGTTCCCTTAACATTTGAGAATGTTGTGAGGGCCACTGGAAACTTCAATGCAAGCAACTGCATCGGCAATGGAGGTTTTGGGGCTACTTACAAGGCGGAGATATCTCCAGGAGTACTCGTGGCAATCAAACGTCTAGCTGTTGGACGATTCCAGGGTATTCAGCAGTTTCATGCTGAAATTAAAACCCTTGGAAGACTCCACCATCCAAATCTGGTCACCCTGATTGGTTATCATGCCAGTGAAACAGAAATGTTCctcatatataattatttacctGGTGGTAATTTGGAAAAGTTTATCCAGGAAAGGTCCACCAGGGCTGCGGATTGGAGGATACTTCACAAGATTGCTTTGGACATAGCTCGTGCTCTTGCCTACCTGCATGATCAGTGTGTACCACGTGTACTTCATCGCGATGTCAAGCCCAGCAATATTCTTCTAGATGATGATTTCAATGCCTATTTATCTGACTTTGGTTTGGCTAGACTTTTGGGAACTTCTGAGACCCATGCTACTACGGGTGTGGCTGGAACTTTTGGTTATGTTGCCCCAGAATATGCAATGACTTGCCGTGTTTCAGATAAGGCtgatgtttacagttatggggTTGTGCTTCTAGAGTTACTCTCTGATAAGAAGGCTTTGGACCCATCATTTTCATCATTTGGGAATGGTTTCAACATTGTTGCTTGGGCATGCATGCTCCTAAAACAGGGCCGGGCAAAAGAGTTCTTTACTGCAGGGTTATGGGATGCAGGTCCCCATGATGATTTGGTTGAAGTCTTACATCTAGCAGTTGTTTGCACTGTTGACTCGCTCTCTACCAGGCCTACAATGAAGCAAGTTGTACGACGGTTGAAGCAACTTCAACCGCCCTCATGCTAG
- the LOC110609010 gene encoding nuclear transport factor 2 isoform X2 gives MAVPSAGNPTTPSAQLVGNAFVEQYYHILHTSPELVYRFYQDSSVLSRPDANGVMTSVATMQGINDKILSLNFKDYKAEIKTADAQKSYKEGVTVLVTGCLMGKDNLKRKFAQSFFLAPQDNGYFVLNDVFRYVEDDEPTENHSVNGIDNTPTVPSVPDSGPSPVPDPPAPDPATSIVEQDEKVDENIDNPVESDKQLINEKEVKVARGSSGPTKVYIPAVAAKVSPKKPESQSVSVAPATEGEASVPSSNGTPESSNLQEEAEGHSIYIRNLPYDMMPAQLEAEFKKFGPIKQGGIQVRYNKQQGYCFGFVEFHSLSSMNSAIQASPMTIGGRQAVIEIKRTSSRAADAVSSGRGRLPSGRAGFHSDSFRSRGNFGGSWGTGRNEFGTRGEFSGRGRSSNGRGEGYQQGRGRGGRSSGAKHNTNSA, from the exons ATGGCAGTGCCATCAGCAGGCAACCCAACTACCCCAAGTGCTCAACTGGTTGGAAATGCTTTTGTCGAGCAGTATTACCATATTCTTCATACCTCGCCAGAATTGGTTTATAGATTTTATCAGGATTCAAGTGTGCTCAGCCGGCCAGATGCCAATGGTGTGATGACATCAGTGGCAACCATGCAA GGTATCAATGATAAGATACTTTCACTGAATTTCAAGGACTACAAGGCCGAAATAAAAACAGCAGATGCTCAAAAATCTTATAAAGAAGGGGTTACTGTGTTAGTAACTGGATGCCTGATGGGCAAGGACAACTTGAAAAGGAAATTTGCCCAGTCATTTTTTCTTGCACCTCAAGACAATGGGTATTTTGTTCTGAATGATGTTTTCAGGTATGTGGAGGACGATGAACCAACGGAGAATCACTCAGTTAATGGTATTGATAACACCCCAACAGTCCCATCAGTTCCAGATTCAG GGCCTTCTCCTGTTCCTGATCCTCCTGCACCAGACCCGGCAACATCAATTGTGGAACAAGATGAAAAAGTTGATGAGAACATTGATAATCCTGTGGAATCTGATAAACAGTTAATTAATGAAAAGGAG GTTAAAGTGGCAAGAGGCAGTTCAGGTCCAACAAAAGTTTACATACCTGCTGTTGCTGCAAAGGTGAGTCCCAAGAAACCTGAGAGCCAGTCTGTATCTGTAGCACCTGCCACAGAGGGTGAAGCATCAGTACCTAGTAGCAATGGAACCCCTGAAAGTAGCAATCTTCAAGAGGAAG CTGAAGGCCACTCCATTTATATCCGTAATTTGCCCTACGACATGATGCCTGCTCAGCTTGAGGCAGAGTTCAAGAAATTTGGACCGATCAAGCAAGGAGGTATCCAAGTCAGATATAATAAG CAACAGGGATACTGTTTTGGCTTTGTCGAATTTCATTCTTTGAGCTCCATGAACAGTGCTATTCAG GCATCACCCATGACTATTGGAGGCCGGCAAGCAGTTATTGAGATAAAGAGAACCTCTTCGCGAG CTGCAGATGCAGTTAGTAGTGGGAGAGGTAGGCTTCCTTCTGGGAGGGCTGGATTTCATAGCGACAGCTTCAGGAGCCGTGGAAATTTTGGTGGCAGCTGGGGTACTGGCAGGAATGAGTTTGGAACCCGGGGTGAATTTTCTGGTCGAGGCAGGAGTTCAAATGGGAGAGGTGAAGGTTACCAGCAAGGGAGAGGGAGAGGTGGCCGATCAAGTGGGGCGAAGCATAACACTAATTCTGCATGA
- the LOC110603499 gene encoding phenolic glucoside malonyltransferase 1, translated as MASPNNWVKILEVGQVSPAKKSGESPSGSLPLTFYDAFFFGFPPAERIYFYKLTASPSTFFYSQIVPGLKHALSQTLVHFLPLAGKLTWPPHSSKPVIVYAPSDTVLLTIAESSADFTGLVSNEIREAAELRQYIPELLVSDAMASIIALQITLFPNKGFSIGIAMNHTAVDGKSASMFLKAWAHICKQSDNGKIIPLLPELIPSFDRASIEDAYGLEQFYLKGWRDTPVSDSESNQRSVKYVPSTLGVAPNLVRATFQLSRESIHKLRDNILNYHQHHVGLKCTQQLHLSTVVVASSYLSVCLVKARGGDSKRRVYFVIAVDCRSRIDLSVPANYFGNCLYVLDRAVEAGTFMEANGVAVVAEKLSDSIKGLGKGVFEGAKERHAKLRDEVEEVQKIGIIGSPKFKYYEEDFGWGRPEKVEIVSIDRVNGVSLMDDKDGRGGIDIGLVLPAHEMKAFASLFFQGLSVL; from the coding sequence ATGGCATCACCCAACAACTGGGTAAAGATTTTGGAGGTAGGCCAGGTTTCTCCGGCCAAGAAGTCAGGCGAGTCACCCTCAGGATCTCTTCCTCTCACATTTTACGATGcatttttttttgggtttcCTCCGGCTGAGCGTATCTACTTCTACAAACTCACTGCCTCACCTTCAACATTTTTCTACTCACAAATCGTTCCGGGGCTCAAACATGCTCTCTCACAAACCCTTGTCCACTTCCTCCCTCTAGCCGGAAAACTCACATGGCCACCTCATTCCTCTAAACCCGTCATCGTCTACGCTCCAAGTGATACAGTTTTACTCACGATTGCGGAGTCTTCTGCTGATTTTACTGGCTTGGTCAGCAATGAAATTCGTGAAGCAGCTGAGTTGCGGCAATACATACCCGAGTTGTTAGTTTCAGATGCAATGGCCTCTATAATTGCTCTGCAAATTACTCTATTTCCCAATAAAGGGTTTTCCATCGGCATCGCTATGAACCACACAGCTGTTGACGGAAAGAGCGCCTCCATGTTCCTCAAAGCATGGGCTCATATATGCAAACAAAGCGATAATGGAAAAATCATCCCTTTATTGCCAGAACTAATCCCATCCTTTGACAGGGCATCCATCGAAGACGCTTATGGGCTTGAGCAATTCTACTTGAAAGGGTGGCGAGACACGCCTGTATCAGATTCAGAGTCCAATCAGCGAAGTGTTAAATACGTGCCCAGTACTCTAGGAGTAGCACCCAATCTAGTTCGAGCTACGTTTCAGTTAAGCCGTGAAAGCATCCACAAACTCAGGGACAATATACTGAATTACCACCAGCACCACGTTGGATTAAAGTGTACACAACAGCTTCATCTTTCAACAGTAGTGGTGGCAAGTTCTTATTTGTCGGTCTGCTTGGTGAAGGCTAGAGGAGGAGATAGTAAAAGAAGAGTGTACTTTGTGATTGCAGTGGATTGTAGGAGCCGCATAGATCTTTCAGTTCCAGCAAACTACTTTGGCAATTGCCTTTATGTCCTGGACAGGGCTGTAGAAGCAGGAACTTTCATGGAGGCAAATGGGGTGGCTGTTGTAGCAGAGAAGCTTAGCGATTCAATAAAAGGATTGGGGAAGGGAGTTTTTGAAGGAGCAAAAGAGAGACATGCCAAGTTGAGGGATGAAGTAGAAGAGGTGCAAAAGATTGGAATAATTGGATCACCTAAGTTTAAGTATTACGAGGAAGATTTTGGATGGGGAAGACCTGAGAAAGTGGAGATTGTCTCCATAGACAGGGTGAATGGTGTTTCGTTGATGGATGATAAAGATGGGCGTGGAGGGATTGATATTGGCTTGGTTTTGCCCGCACATGAAATGAAGGCCTTTGCTTCACTCTTTTTTCAAGGCCTAAGTGTCCTGTAA